Proteins from a genomic interval of Streptomyces sp. NBC_01445:
- a CDS encoding DUF2267 domain-containing protein has translation MTLRREAFLDRVKERGEYDSPQEAERAARVVLALLGAHLVGAVRAQLAARLPEDFALILLNPLQSAEPLPPERFVRATAAWIEGATEQTAAWDVSAVLSTAGDAAGDDLLGQILFQLPPGYDLLFGRPQPA, from the coding sequence GTGACCCTGCGACGCGAGGCGTTCCTCGACCGAGTGAAGGAACGCGGTGAGTACGACAGCCCGCAGGAAGCAGAACGCGCGGCCCGTGTGGTGCTCGCCCTGCTGGGGGCGCACCTGGTCGGCGCGGTGCGCGCCCAGCTCGCGGCGCGCCTGCCGGAAGACTTCGCCCTGATCCTCCTCAACCCGCTGCAGAGCGCCGAACCGCTGCCACCGGAGCGGTTCGTTCGGGCGACGGCGGCCTGGATCGAGGGGGCCACCGAGCAGACCGCGGCCTGGGACGTCAGCGCCGTCCTCAGCACCGCCGGCGATGCCGCTGGTGACGACCTGCTGGGGCAGATCCTGTTCCAGCTCCCCCCGGGCTACGACCTCCTCTTCGGACGCCCCCAGCCCGCCTGA
- a CDS encoding DUF2267 domain-containing protein, which yields MISDLRTPLQQLPAMTYEQMLDKVRYEGAYPTRERAEEVTHLVLEGLGRQLTGDERVELAARLPFEAARVLTAQIPDSPPLTGWAFVKGLADRTGASLATTRWNTGAVFAVVAALAGPDLLTRILRQLPSGFALLFGRAELNPAA from the coding sequence GTGATCTCCGACCTGCGTACACCACTGCAGCAGCTGCCCGCGATGACCTACGAGCAAATGCTGGACAAGGTCCGCTACGAAGGCGCCTACCCCACCCGCGAGCGGGCCGAGGAAGTCACCCATCTGGTGCTCGAGGGACTCGGACGCCAGCTGACGGGCGACGAACGCGTCGAGCTCGCCGCCCGCCTCCCCTTCGAAGCCGCACGTGTCCTCACGGCTCAGATCCCCGACTCCCCGCCCCTGACCGGTTGGGCCTTCGTCAAGGGCCTCGCCGACCGCACCGGTGCCTCCCTGGCCACCACCCGCTGGAATACCGGAGCCGTCTTCGCCGTCGTCGCGGCCCTGGCCGGCCCCGACCTCCTCACCCGCATCCTGCGCCAGCTCCCTTCCGGCTTCGCGCTGCTGTTCGGCCGCGCCGAACTCAATCCCGCCGCCTGA